A window of Salvia splendens isolate huo1 chromosome 8, SspV2, whole genome shotgun sequence genomic DNA:
ATCGTACTAAAGAAAATGAATGCATCATTCAGAAAACAGACTGTTTAACCATAGGATCTTGCTACACTGGGGATCACTTACCTTGTGGTGAATGTATAATTGCAAGGTACAAACATCTAGGGCAGTTCGCCCCGTTGGGTGGAGAACAAACTGCAGCTCAACTCCCTGGCGACTGGGTTTCGATAGGTCACAGCACCCAATGGCTCTGGTACTCAGTCTATGCCAGGTAACAATCTGCACAAGCACATACAAAAAGATTGGAAAACAATCTATACCACATTGTGTCTACTCACCTTCACGTGTGCGTTGCTCCTTATATCTGTGTCTGCAGCAAGCTAGTCAGCTGGCGCACAAGAGCGCTGGTGATCACAGACTGGGCAAGGCGTTTCATATTCGGAAGAGACTCAAGTAAAATATGAAATGAGCTTGAGCTCTATGCATTCAGAGATGAGGAAGATACAACCATGTCTTTAGCTTCGAGATTCTGCTACAGAAACTTTTTTGCTTATACATTTCTACAGAGATTTATTAATGATATCTAATAAGAACCATAGTGTGTTGGCCATAGAGATCTAAGTATACTCCAGTTTTGTTCCTATTAGTTCCATGGCCATAGAGAACTAAATATACTCCAGTTTTGTTCCAATTAATTTCATGAAGTGAGAGTTTCCCAAATTCCCAGGTCGTATGAAGGAGTGGGTCTAATTTCTTACGTTACCATACATCTTTTTCGGGTGAAAAATCCTAAGTTATCACACTTCTGCAGCTTGAATGACTTTGAAGtgagaaaatatgcaaactgAACTATACAAGTTATAAAACATCTAAAAGCAAAACATAATCAAGTAGCAAGTAACGATAAATTCTATTAAGCAAAAACAAATATTCACAGGTTAGCTCCACAAAAGTGATGCTATCTATTAAATGAACTCAAACAAACAAAAGCAAATATTCACAGGTTAGCTCCACAAAAGTGATGCTATCTATTAAATGAACTCAAACAAAGGCTACACAAGCTGCAGTACTGTATAATTTCTGTATTCTAAGTCTACAACAAGCAATATGGGATTTATCCTGAAATGATAAACATGAGCAGACTGCAAAATTCAGTGTTGGTATTGTTGATCTAATCTTCAAAGCAACGAGTGTGATCCAGAGAAATTCCCAGCATTATATTGTTTCTGGAAAAGCATGCAAGGTGTGAAGTCCTTGAATGCGTTTCTAGAAAAGTGTGTATGATGTAAAATCCATGAATCCCATAATCTCAGAGACCCTTGAATAAGAACTGCATCACAAATAGAGCCAGACGTGACAAAGCCATTCATATTTTGCCTGAGTACTTCCCTTCATGAACTTGGCTCTGCTGCAGATTATTCTCAAGGGTCAAACTCAACCAGAGAAAATAAAAGCATCATTGGTTTGCCCAACCTGCCCAATTAcagagaaaaataattttagtgTGACAGTCGATATCTTCTTATTGCTGAATAAAATTTGCTCAGCCCTTATAAGAGGAGCATAAACCGAAACCATATATTCTAAAAAATATCATCATTCATTACATTACCTGAGGATGTTCTCCATGGATGCAGAATGATGAGGCATTAGCAGGAAACCACGATAGACTAAAAGTGCTCGACTCAAATCATTTGTTCTATATCAGGATCCTCTTGGAACAGCAGAACCTCGGATGAGAACATTCATCTCATTCGACAATTTTAATGCCAACTCCATCTTTCCCATCTTCTTTAGACTAAATATCAGTGCATGGTATATAGGAATTGAAGGACGGATTTGCCTAGATTTTATCTCCTCGAATATTTTCAGCGCTTCCTCAATGTTCCCGGATCTACCTAAGCTCTCGATCAAAGCTTTAAAAGTCATAAGATCTGGTTGAATTCCTCTCTCAGTCATTTCCCTGAAATGCACAATGCACAAATCTAACCTTCCCATCTTGCGCAAACTGTTTAATATAGTATTATACGTGAAAATATCTGGAGCAAGACCAATTTCTCTCATAGAAGCAAATACACGCAGCATGTCATCAACTCGCCCCAAACGACCAAAGATTGCCAAAACTGTATTGTATGTAACCAAGTCTGGTCTACATCTCGAACTCTTCATGTCTTCAAATACTAACATGGCACCATCAGGATGCCCACATTTACCCAACGCATAAATAAACCTATTCAAAACTATATCCATCCTCGGTAAATCCATTTCATGTACTTCCCTGATAAAATCCAATAACAAATCACGACTATTTTGCTTTCGAAAACCTCTAGCAACAACAAGATACGAATCCAATCCCACGGAACCACATGAAACGAGAAGATCCTTGAAAACATGAGAGAGCATATCAATATCATTTTTACCCTCTGCAACTTCTAGAATGTAATTGTACACACTAGGGCCAATAAAAATATGCTTATCGCGTAGAATTCGTGGTATCCTAGCTGTAACAGTGAAATTTCCAGCTGCACATAGCTTCCTTATATAACCTACACAAAGTTCTTCCctagaagaagaagaggaagagtcCTCCCCAGCAGCAAGTATTCGATTCAGGATCTCTTCAGTTGTTTCTTCAGGGGAAATTTGAGTCGATAACGATACCCGATTTCCTACTGAATTACTCAAACCAGATGATGAAGAAACCCTAGATACTCTAATTAGGATATGTTTACTAACGCTTTTCACCAAAAACACGGCCATTAATCCAGACTCAACCAGCAAAAAAATACTTCAGCTAAATCGATGGGCAGAAATCGATATCGTGATTATTCAGAAATTGGAAGGATTGGAACCTAATAATGGCGGCATTCCCTTCGCCGGCGCTGTGCGCAGCTGGAGAGTATGGAGACGGGGGAACGGCATCGTTTTCGAATTCCCGTTGTTAGGAGGCGACTGGATAAACTGTTCCTTTTGGTAAAGTCGCACTCTCATAATTGCCGGTGCCGATTTCCATTTGCCCGGTGGCGCCGACGTGGTGGCTGCGGCGGCGATAAAATGGCAGGGTTTaagtttattttcttctttttatttaaatggGGTTTAAGATTGTTttagaaattatattttaatttatggaaGTTGGTGTAGCTCACTTATTAGCTAGACTATTCTTCTTTTAAATCAATAAgtatggagtatttaattttctaGTGACTAACAAATAATGTGTTTGTCTATTATTTAAAGTTGTGATATGAATATCGTGGATGTCAATTGGGCCAACCCtctcgggttgtcgggccattcgggtacgggctattcggattatgattttttcggattacaaaagttcaaccctaacccttcgaATTTTGGGCTAACCCAtagggttattcgggccaaccCGAATAGCCCGATTTCAAATTCGGGTTGCGAAATTGCAACTCTAATCATGTGTTTTTATCaggttattcgggccggcccacGGGTTCCGGGTTatattgacatccctagtaGATCATCAATTCGTAGTATATTGAGATATAAGGTTGATTAATTTGGTTAATTAAAATTGAGAATTTAGAATTTGACATATGCAAGCTCTGAAATACTATATTCATGAACTTTTTGGCCAAAATTATTTAGGCTCTGTCACTAGTTTCATTGCAAAAGGTGTTTTTACTAGCCCGTGATTAATACACTCTTCGTATAtctaaaattaaagttttatttatttttctattttgataaaCGACCTTCACACTCCACTAaaacaaaatttccaaaatttgcAGCAACTCAAAACAAGACATTATATTAGGCACGATTGAAGCATTATTTTTCTCTTGCtcgtataaattaaatttgcgATAGGGGAGAACATAACTCCATAACAAGAAACTTGTAATATAGTAAATCAGATCGAAATAAACTTGGGCTACATTTGGTGAATTGGCAAAACACTTGCCTTTAATTTCACTTTATTTGGATTGTGTGACAGAAGACATACTATGTCACAGCTATTATTACTATAGTAGAATATGGTGATGAAGTAGCTTAGAAATTTCTTGATAGTAGTTATGCAGAGCCATCGACGCAAAGCCATTGGCCAACAAAGATTGAATCGCAGTTGATATTGGGATTAATGGCGAGGAATTCATCAAGAGAGAGGTTGAAATCTTGAGCTACACTTGAACTGAGTTGCAAACTTCAGCTGCATCTTGCTTTCCAAATCCAACTGCTGACAGATTTGAGAGAGATAGTGTCAGAGGGGAGAAAATCCCGTGCCCGAAAAAGGCGAGCAAGACTCTGAAACAAGCTTAGGCAATACAATACACAAATCTAAACAACGACTAAACTATTGGAGTATGGAGCCTGAAAGGAAGTAAATTGGTCCATGACCACGACGATCCAACAACAGTTTGAGTTTACgtacaatatatatttatttccgACCCGATTCTTATTATGTCCACAATTAGGTTCAATGCTTTTgcctctctctatatatatgctcTCTAATTGTAATGGTCAACGAGAACTGTATGCTGAAATCATTGGTTTGACATTACCTTCGAATATAGATAGTAGTACAAGACAAGATAATTTATGCGTTAGTATTAATATTCATTGTCAAAATTTGAAGGTTAAATTATGAATAGAAGGGTAAATTTTCCAAATACTCCATCGGTCCTAACTTAATCAATGCGTTTTTCCGGCATGAGAGTTAAGAAATTGATATTCAGTAAATTAAGTAGATAAACGATAATAAGaaataacaattaaaataaaataaaataaaataaaacttaccGCCACGGTTAACGCTTTCGGCAGTAGAAATCATAAGAACAAGAGTGATCACAAGAGCCAATTTGAGGAACAAGGAATTACTAGTTTGATGTGCCATTTCTGATTATTTTTCTTGAAtcaacttttaatttaatttgagagGTGATGAATGAAGTACGATTTTTGTGAGTATATATAAGGAAAAAATGAACGCATTGTATATACCGATATTAAATTGatcaatataaataattttgattCGACAAACTATATGTTTATATTGGAATGTTTGCCGGCAAGCCGGGGCGGAACTAATAAGAAGTATTAGCAGCTTAAGCTCctactaattttttttgttatctcAAAATATATGTAAATTATCATAAAATGTTTTTAGTCCATAAGAAATTGATGTCTGGAAAATTATACAAATAGTTAAACCCCcgctaataattattttctgttGCCCAGCAAGGTCATAGCGATAAATTTGGCTaatctttatttttatgatataaTTAATATGACATTGATCTAGTAATTTATAATATGATGTTGAGGATAACGAATATTCTTCACCTTAAATATTGGGACTCCTGAATATTTGTATGtatgcaaatgaaaatgacgtttaTATTGGGGCATGGTCATGGATGTTAATTGTTAAACCATTTTTCAAAAAGTCATTTTTCTCTGTTAAATTAGAGTCTGATGGCATGGTACTCCCTATTTAATGCTTACTAAATAAGTGAAAATTTGCATTTTATCTTAACTTTTATATGCCGTTACATGATAAAGGCCCATGGATAATAATTCCATATAGACATAACCGTATTTTTTATTGCTTAAAATTCCTTGCATAACACAATGCACTGATTCACTGAATTGATGTATATTCATTAAGGTTTTTCCATAaagtaaaatagtaaaaatttaGATCTCATAAGATATTTGAaggatttattttttgtataaacgATAAGTATAAGATATATAtggtataaataaaaaaaataaagcaaagaGATTGAATCTATTAGGTATATATGGTTAACCAACTAGgtttatactactatatatatacacacacttaACTTAAATTAGCAGCAAAAAAATATTTGGACATGTCTAAACAGTTCTTAATATCGCTTGTGACTGTTTCATGCCTAACAGCGGAAGCTTGCTTTCTTACCCAAAAATCACACGTTTATATTCACAATGATCTCCCATCGACGCAACCTGTTCTGGAATTCCACTGCTCATCGAAAGACGACAATCTGGGATTCATATATCTTGATGTTGGTAAAGAGTACACATTTTCTTTCTGTCCAATACCCTACTTCACTTCATTCTATTGTcaattttggtggaatggaaatGAAAGGTATTTTAATGTTTACAATGCAAATGTATTAAATGATGAATGTGCACGTAAAAGATGCTATTATTCCGTCAGAAATGATGGGTTTTACCTCTCCTATACATACCCTCCAAGGGCCAATGATCTCAAGAGAGTAAAGAAGTGGACTACTAATTAGCTAGCATGTTATTATCGATAATTTTGTGTTGGTTGGAATGAATAAATAGAGCTTGTTACCGATTGGAATGAATAAATAGAGCCTTGAGTTTTGCTTCTACCTATCGATTTGTTATGGGATGTTGCCGATCAATGTCATAACGCCTCAACGTGTTATAACCAAATTTGAAAACGAATGGTGGATGAAAtccataaacaaaaaaaaattgaatgcgATCTGTTAATCAAACTCTTAACTGGAACACTATTCTTGTTGATCTGGTACTCTAGTGATCCAAATCTGACAATAACAGTATGCAACatatgaaaatgagaaaataataatctaattttaactaaaaacgaataataaaaataaggaATTAAAAAATACGGGTTACCTAAATCCGATCCAAACTTAACCTGTAATTATCTTTTGTTTTAAagcattttgttgttttttcatGCACAACAAA
This region includes:
- the LOC121745302 gene encoding pentatricopeptide repeat-containing protein At1g11900-like, with the translated sequence MAVFLVKSVSKHILIRVSRVSSSSGLSNSVGNRVSLSTQISPEETTEEILNRILAAGEDSSSSSSREELCVGYIRKLCAAGNFTVTARIPRILRDKHIFIGPSVYNYILEVAEGKNDIDMLSHVFKDLLVSCGSVGLDSYLVVARGFRKQNSRDLLLDFIREVHEMDLPRMDIVLNRFIYALGKCGHPDGAMLVFEDMKSSRCRPDLVTYNTVLAIFGRLGRVDDMLRVFASMREIGLAPDIFTYNTILNSLRKMGRLDLCIVHFREMTERGIQPDLMTFKALIESLGRSGNIEEALKIFEEIKSRQIRPSIPIYHALIFSLKKMGKMELALKLSNEMNVLIRGSAVPRGS